The Corynebacterium qintianiae genome has a window encoding:
- a CDS encoding arabinosyltransferase domain-containing protein yields the protein MNHEVESKHVTKTATLSRIAIVSGLLAFICFLMTPFLPVSQVQSQLNWPQNGSLSSVNAPLISLAPDEIELTVPVAESIDALREGQSLIVGTLPSSSTEATDRGLFVSSPDGGIVVTALNEVIFELTPEDVADLPRDAKLVISATADGTLAEIPGTSLKEEGEDDLRPQVTGIYTELEADSLIDAGLSAQVDINSRFTSTPTVAKLAAMLIGLASTAVALWALWRLDGRDGKHVPFFRREWRSFKPLDGIVLAILGFWHVFGANTSDDGYLLTMARVANESDYMANYYRWYGVPESPFGSPFYDILSALAQVSTASMWMRLPTLIAGVLTWWILSREILPRLGEAVATRRVAYWTAAFIFLAFWLPYNNGTRPEPIIALGIIATWASFERAIATDRLFPAAIGTILAAFTLACGPTGLAAVGVFLVSLPSMFRIMNRRLNIAPRLAYLAPFLGAGFAVMVPVFNDQTLATVLEATSVRAQVGPALEWYSEWVRYGTLFEQTVDGSMARRFPTFIFLFSIGLILWALFRFNKIPGTVAGPTQRLLLIVGLSTFFLMFTPTKWTHHFGIYAGIGGAAAALGAVVLSQIAMRSARNRTLAIAAVMFIMSLTLAGWNAWWYVSSFGVPWWDKTVQLKGIEANTVMLALTLVVFLIGIFQSFKPRETSSRWAGVMSAPIAIFAVLMVAFSCLTFVKAFVDQAPAYSVGMGNVRTFAGNHCALGADVLLETDTNDSFLTPVGGVPLGESLESAENRGFHPEGVPASIVPENANAANTDPRTDSDDNATAATIDTSKTDASDPEKSATDEQEQSTSRTNTQGNRPDSLRGVNGSTVRLPFNLDYNKVPVLGSFSEEPTGSAHIETAWFELPEATAEAPLLVASAAGRIAHKDINGVEQEGTELVVEYGAKRDDGTIDALGDVVMLDQGPKQAWRNLRYPIEDLPEEADVVRLVGDDTSLAEKDWMAVTPLRAPTLTPLGDVFDSDTPGLLDWSVALQYPCQRTFNHYAGVTEIPEFRIMPDAPGKAQLSGFMDFLGGGALATAEAVNYSYDIPGYLASDWARDWGSIAKYEPRTDSLGDVPELADIDHEEKLRWGWWSPGPMKIRDPEENKE from the coding sequence ATGAACCACGAAGTAGAGTCCAAGCACGTGACAAAAACAGCAACACTATCGCGCATCGCAATTGTTTCGGGTCTGTTGGCGTTCATCTGCTTCCTGATGACGCCGTTCCTCCCGGTCAGCCAGGTGCAGTCCCAGCTCAACTGGCCGCAGAACGGCTCGCTGTCCTCGGTGAACGCCCCGCTCATCTCCCTCGCCCCGGACGAGATCGAGCTCACGGTCCCGGTCGCGGAGTCCATTGACGCGCTCCGCGAGGGCCAGTCCCTGATTGTGGGCACGCTACCGAGCTCCTCGACAGAGGCTACCGACAGGGGGCTGTTTGTCTCATCCCCCGACGGCGGCATCGTCGTCACCGCCCTCAACGAGGTGATTTTCGAGCTCACCCCCGAGGACGTCGCTGACCTGCCTCGCGACGCGAAGCTCGTCATTTCGGCCACGGCCGACGGAACACTCGCCGAGATCCCCGGCACGAGTCTGAAGGAGGAGGGCGAGGACGACCTCCGCCCCCAGGTGACCGGCATCTACACGGAACTCGAGGCAGACTCGCTAATCGACGCCGGACTCAGCGCCCAGGTGGACATCAACTCTCGCTTCACCTCCACGCCAACCGTCGCAAAGCTCGCGGCGATGCTCATTGGCCTGGCCTCGACCGCAGTCGCCCTGTGGGCGCTGTGGCGCCTCGACGGCCGCGACGGGAAGCATGTCCCCTTCTTCCGCCGCGAGTGGCGCAGCTTCAAACCCCTCGACGGCATTGTCCTGGCCATCCTGGGGTTCTGGCACGTCTTCGGCGCGAACACATCCGACGACGGCTACCTGCTCACCATGGCGCGGGTGGCCAACGAGTCGGACTACATGGCCAACTACTACCGCTGGTACGGGGTGCCTGAGTCACCCTTCGGCTCGCCGTTCTACGACATTCTCTCCGCGCTGGCGCAGGTGTCGACGGCCTCCATGTGGATGCGTCTGCCCACGCTCATCGCCGGTGTTTTGACCTGGTGGATTCTGTCGCGCGAGATCCTCCCGCGCCTGGGGGAGGCCGTCGCCACGCGTCGTGTCGCCTACTGGACCGCGGCATTCATTTTCCTGGCGTTCTGGTTGCCGTACAACAACGGCACCCGCCCCGAGCCGATCATCGCCCTAGGCATCATCGCCACGTGGGCGTCATTTGAGCGCGCGATTGCCACGGACCGGCTCTTCCCCGCCGCGATCGGCACGATCCTCGCCGCGTTCACCCTGGCCTGCGGCCCGACAGGTCTAGCGGCCGTGGGCGTGTTCCTCGTGTCGCTGCCGTCGATGTTCCGCATCATGAACCGCCGCCTTAACATCGCCCCGCGCCTGGCCTACCTCGCTCCATTCCTCGGCGCGGGCTTCGCCGTGATGGTTCCGGTGTTCAACGACCAGACCCTGGCGACCGTTTTGGAGGCGACGTCGGTGCGCGCCCAGGTCGGCCCCGCGTTGGAGTGGTACTCGGAGTGGGTGCGCTACGGCACCCTGTTCGAGCAGACAGTCGACGGTTCGATGGCGCGGCGCTTCCCCACGTTCATCTTCCTGTTCAGCATCGGCCTGATCTTATGGGCGCTGTTCCGCTTCAACAAGATCCCGGGCACCGTCGCGGGCCCGACCCAGCGCCTGCTCCTTATCGTGGGCTTGTCCACGTTCTTCCTCATGTTCACCCCGACGAAGTGGACGCACCACTTCGGCATCTACGCCGGCATCGGGGGTGCGGCGGCGGCGCTGGGCGCGGTGGTGCTTTCCCAGATCGCGATGCGCTCGGCGCGCAACCGCACCCTGGCCATCGCCGCTGTCATGTTCATCATGTCCCTGACGCTGGCGGGTTGGAACGCCTGGTGGTACGTGTCGTCCTTCGGCGTTCCGTGGTGGGATAAGACCGTCCAGCTCAAGGGTATCGAGGCCAACACCGTTATGTTGGCCTTGACCCTTGTGGTGTTCCTCATCGGAATCTTCCAGTCGTTTAAGCCCCGCGAAACCAGCAGCCGTTGGGCGGGTGTGATGTCAGCCCCGATCGCAATCTTCGCGGTGCTTATGGTGGCGTTCTCGTGCCTGACTTTTGTCAAGGCGTTTGTGGACCAGGCTCCCGCTTACTCGGTGGGCATGGGCAACGTCCGCACCTTCGCCGGCAACCACTGCGCGCTCGGTGCTGACGTCCTACTCGAGACCGACACCAACGACTCTTTCCTGACCCCGGTCGGCGGTGTGCCGTTGGGTGAGTCGCTGGAGTCTGCCGAAAACCGCGGTTTCCACCCCGAGGGTGTGCCCGCGTCCATCGTCCCCGAGAACGCCAACGCCGCGAACACGGATCCCCGCACCGACTCGGACGACAACGCGACGGCCGCGACGATTGACACGTCGAAAACCGACGCTTCCGACCCCGAGAAATCGGCCACCGACGAGCAGGAGCAATCCACCAGCCGCACAAATACGCAGGGCAACCGCCCCGACAGCCTGCGCGGCGTCAACGGATCCACCGTCCGGCTGCCCTTCAACCTCGATTACAACAAGGTTCCCGTCCTCGGTTCCTTTTCCGAGGAGCCCACCGGCTCCGCGCACATCGAGACCGCCTGGTTCGAACTGCCCGAAGCCACTGCCGAGGCCCCGCTGCTGGTCGCCTCTGCTGCGGGCCGTATCGCCCACAAGGACATCAACGGGGTCGAGCAGGAAGGCACGGAGCTCGTCGTCGAGTACGGCGCAAAGCGTGACGACGGCACCATCGACGCCCTCGGTGACGTCGTCATGCTCGACCAGGGGCCGAAGCAGGCGTGGCGCAACCTGCGCTACCCGATCGAGGATTTGCCGGAGGAGGCCGACGTTGTCCGCCTTGTCGGCGATGACACCTCGCTGGCGGAGAAGGACTGGATGGCGGTGACCCCGCTGCGTGCGCCCACGCTCACCCCGCTGGGCGACGTGTTCGACTCGGACACCCCGGGCCTGCTCGACTGGTCGGTCGCGCTGCAGTACCCGTGCCAGCGCACCTTCAACCACTACGCCGGAGTGACGGAGATCCCCGAGTTCCGCATCATGCCGGACGCCCCAGGAAAGGCGCAGCTGTCCGGGTTCATGGACTTCCTCGGCGGCGGCGCGCTTGCCACTGCGGAAGCGGTGAATTACTCCTACGATATCCCCGGGTATCTTGCCAGCGACTGGGCCCGCGACTGGGGGTCCATCGCCAAGTACGAGCCCCGGACGGATTCGCTGGGAGATGTCCCCGAACTTGCCGATATCGACCACGAAGAGAAGCTTCGCTGGGGTTGGTGGAGCCCCGGCCCGATGAAGATCCGCGACCCGGAAGAGAACAAAGAGTGA
- a CDS encoding arabinofuranosyltransferase: MTVARVAASSAGGAVLAFIAWFVLRASSLPAFNTSMVIRGLATAFSMIVLVTVAILMWLWMRGKAPKLLTEVVAALAPPAIVVTSLGIPLSATRLYLDGVQVDQGFRTQFLSRMTETMSNQDMNYFGLPTFYPIGWFWLGGRMANLVNMAGWEVYQPWAIVSLAAAAAALTPIWRALTGSLPAAAAIAIATTAIVLTETADEPYAAIVAMFVPAAAVGAGRALNGSWKATAALAVYLGLSATFYTLFTGITALSVVALAILFYLTRRRSLVPVKHLLVIGTSSILIALIAWGPYLYRRMFGDYQARSTANHFLPVEGTEFALPFFSFSVVGLLSLLGLLFLCTRIRTSEATGLAVAIALSYAWALLSMVTPLVGTSLLGFRVEVLILLLFVTAGVLAFTHADEVFGRIPPAVTTAAVILAASAGLLYVQQIPAENQAHIDQAYADTDGNGERADRFPPDAGRYYGDIREFISAHGYEPADAVVQTDEINFMAMNPYYGFNAFTSHYANPLGEYGLRVDELIAWAEGSYADLADPDAMLDALDSSRWRAPDVFVFRGNLEDPEDPFKTHVGHDIFPNEPNMKYQRLFFNPAAFDSPAWDTEQVGPFVVVVRNR, from the coding sequence GTGACAGTTGCTCGAGTCGCCGCTTCCTCGGCCGGCGGGGCGGTGCTCGCGTTCATCGCTTGGTTCGTGCTGCGGGCGTCGTCACTGCCCGCCTTCAATACCTCCATGGTGATACGGGGTTTAGCCACGGCGTTTTCCATGATTGTGCTCGTCACTGTGGCGATACTGATGTGGCTGTGGATGCGCGGCAAGGCGCCCAAACTCCTGACAGAAGTCGTCGCGGCACTCGCTCCACCCGCGATCGTGGTCACATCTCTCGGCATCCCTCTCAGCGCAACACGGTTGTACCTCGACGGCGTCCAGGTGGACCAAGGATTCCGCACCCAATTCCTGTCGCGGATGACAGAGACGATGTCCAACCAGGACATGAACTACTTCGGGTTGCCCACCTTCTACCCCATTGGGTGGTTCTGGCTGGGCGGCCGGATGGCAAATCTCGTGAACATGGCGGGCTGGGAGGTCTACCAGCCGTGGGCGATCGTCTCGCTGGCGGCGGCCGCCGCGGCGCTGACGCCGATTTGGCGCGCGCTGACCGGTTCGCTGCCCGCTGCGGCCGCCATCGCCATCGCGACAACGGCTATCGTGCTGACCGAGACGGCTGATGAGCCCTACGCCGCGATCGTCGCCATGTTCGTGCCCGCCGCCGCCGTGGGCGCGGGCCGGGCACTTAATGGCTCATGGAAGGCGACCGCTGCTCTTGCTGTCTACCTCGGCCTCTCGGCCACCTTCTACACGCTGTTCACCGGAATCACCGCGCTGTCGGTCGTTGCTCTGGCAATCCTGTTTTACTTAACCCGCCGCCGGTCTCTGGTGCCGGTCAAGCACCTGCTCGTCATCGGGACCAGCTCCATCCTGATCGCGTTGATCGCGTGGGGACCATATCTTTACCGCAGGATGTTCGGCGACTACCAGGCGCGGTCCACCGCGAACCACTTCCTTCCCGTGGAGGGCACGGAGTTCGCGCTGCCCTTCTTCAGTTTCTCCGTCGTCGGGTTGTTAAGCCTGCTGGGCCTGTTGTTCCTCTGCACTCGGATCCGCACGTCGGAGGCCACCGGCCTGGCGGTGGCGATTGCCTTGAGCTACGCATGGGCCCTTTTGTCCATGGTGACGCCGCTGGTGGGCACGTCCTTGCTCGGCTTCCGCGTCGAGGTGCTGATCCTCCTGCTCTTCGTCACCGCGGGTGTGCTGGCGTTCACCCACGCTGACGAGGTGTTCGGCCGGATCCCGCCTGCCGTGACTACTGCCGCCGTCATCCTCGCTGCCTCCGCCGGCCTGCTCTACGTTCAGCAGATCCCCGCGGAGAACCAGGCGCACATCGACCAGGCCTACGCCGACACCGACGGCAACGGCGAGCGAGCTGACCGCTTCCCGCCCGACGCCGGCCGCTACTACGGCGACATCCGCGAGTTCATCTCAGCGCACGGGTACGAGCCCGCGGACGCGGTCGTGCAGACGGACGAGATCAACTTCATGGCAATGAACCCCTATTACGGCTTCAACGCGTTCACCAGCCACTACGCCAATCCTCTCGGCGAGTACGGCTTGCGCGTCGACGAGCTGATCGCGTGGGCGGAGGGATCCTACGCCGATCTCGCGGACCCCGACGCGATGCTCGACGCCCTCGACTCCTCCCGCTGGCGCGCCCCGGACGTCTTCGTGTTCCGCGGCAATCTGGAGGACCCTGAAGATCCGTTCAAGACCCACGTGGGCCACGACATCTTCCCCAACGAGCCGAACATGAAGTACCAGCGGTTGTTCTTTAATCCAGCCGCGTTCGATTCCCCCGCATGGGACACCGAGCAGGTCGGCCCATTTGTGGTGGTGGTCCGTAACCGATGA
- a CDS encoding decaprenylphospho-beta-D-erythro-pentofuranosid-2-ulose 2-reductase yields the protein MLNAVGQAQHILLVGGTSEIGLAIVSELVSRGGSPTVTLAARQDSPRIDAAVAEVQSAGAGQVRLVDFDALDLESHPAVIDAAFKDGDVDVAVVAFGTLGDQEELWQDHAAAVTSAQINYTAFVSVGVLLGQHLKAQGHGTIIAMSSVAGQKVRRSNFVYGASKAGMDNFYLQLGEALRNDGVRVTVVRPGQVRTKMTEGLDEAPLTVNKEDVAEAAVDAALGGKPSVFVHKAFGPISFVLQHIPAPIMRRLNF from the coding sequence ATGCTCAACGCAGTAGGACAAGCACAGCACATTCTTCTCGTCGGCGGCACCTCCGAGATCGGTCTTGCCATCGTGAGCGAGCTCGTCTCGCGCGGCGGTAGCCCGACGGTCACCCTCGCCGCACGTCAAGATTCTCCGCGTATCGACGCCGCCGTGGCCGAGGTCCAGTCCGCCGGGGCCGGTCAGGTGCGCCTGGTCGACTTCGACGCCCTCGACCTGGAGTCGCACCCTGCGGTGATCGACGCCGCGTTCAAAGACGGGGACGTCGACGTTGCCGTCGTCGCCTTCGGCACACTGGGCGACCAGGAGGAACTCTGGCAGGACCACGCCGCCGCAGTGACGTCGGCGCAGATCAACTACACCGCGTTCGTCTCCGTCGGCGTGCTCCTGGGCCAGCATCTGAAGGCGCAGGGCCACGGCACCATCATCGCGATGAGCTCGGTGGCGGGTCAGAAGGTGCGCCGCTCGAACTTCGTCTACGGCGCCTCCAAAGCCGGTATGGACAATTTCTACCTGCAGCTGGGTGAGGCCTTAAGGAATGACGGAGTGCGCGTCACCGTCGTGCGCCCGGGCCAGGTGCGCACGAAGATGACGGAGGGCCTCGACGAAGCACCCCTGACCGTAAACAAGGAGGACGTCGCAGAGGCGGCCGTCGACGCGGCGCTGGGCGGCAAGCCAAGTGTGTTCGTGCACAAGGCGTTTGGCCCCATTTCGTTCGTGCTGCAGCACATCCCGGCGCCGATCATGCGGAGGCTTAACTTCTAG
- a CDS encoding FAD-binding oxidoreductase, producing MQLHTEVESLHGWGRTAPSTAHVLSTPDIEVIKRAVAQVAEDNAALPAHQRRGVIARGMGRSYGDPAQNGGGLVVDMQPLNRIHSIDPGTAIVDVDAGVTLDQLMKAALPYGLWVPVLPGTRQVTIGGAIGPDIHGKNHHSAGSFGDHVVSMELLVADGRVLHLEPHGTADDPDGTLFWATVGGMGLTGIILRARILMTRTETAYFIADTDRTDTLDETIAAHSDGSEVNYTYSSAWFDAISAPPKTGRSTISRGSLATLTQLEELAPKLAKDPLKFNAPQLMTVPDVFPSWTMNKLSLMAIGEAYYRMGAPARNQVKNLTQFYQPLDLIGEWNRGYGSKGFLQYQFVVPTDAVEPFKDIIYQIQSSGHYTALNVFKLFGEGNRAPLSYPMKGWNVCVDFPIRDGLNEFLDRLDEQVMEFGGRLYLAKESRTSAEKFHAMYPGMGGWLDTRRAIDPTGVFASDMSRRLELN from the coding sequence ATGCAACTACACACCGAAGTTGAATCGCTCCACGGGTGGGGGCGCACGGCGCCATCAACCGCCCACGTGCTCTCCACCCCGGACATTGAGGTGATCAAGCGCGCCGTCGCGCAGGTCGCCGAGGACAACGCTGCGCTTCCCGCCCACCAGCGCCGCGGCGTGATCGCCCGCGGCATGGGGCGCTCCTACGGCGACCCCGCCCAGAACGGCGGCGGCCTCGTCGTGGACATGCAGCCACTCAACCGCATCCACTCCATCGACCCCGGCACCGCGATTGTCGACGTCGACGCAGGCGTGACCCTCGACCAGCTGATGAAGGCCGCGCTGCCTTACGGCCTGTGGGTTCCGGTGCTGCCGGGCACCCGCCAGGTCACCATCGGCGGCGCGATCGGCCCCGACATCCACGGCAAGAACCACCACTCCGCCGGCTCCTTCGGCGATCACGTGGTCTCAATGGAACTGCTCGTGGCCGACGGCCGCGTCCTCCACCTCGAGCCGCACGGCACCGCGGACGACCCGGACGGCACCCTGTTCTGGGCCACCGTCGGCGGCATGGGCCTGACCGGCATCATCCTGCGCGCCCGCATCCTAATGACGCGCACGGAAACCGCCTACTTCATCGCGGATACCGACCGCACCGACACCCTCGACGAGACGATCGCGGCGCACTCAGACGGCTCCGAGGTCAACTACACCTACTCTTCCGCGTGGTTCGACGCGATCTCCGCGCCGCCGAAGACTGGCCGCTCCACCATCTCGCGGGGCTCACTGGCCACGCTCACGCAGCTCGAGGAGCTCGCGCCGAAGCTGGCGAAGGACCCGCTGAAGTTCAACGCGCCGCAGCTGATGACGGTGCCGGACGTCTTTCCGTCGTGGACCATGAACAAGCTCTCGCTCATGGCCATTGGCGAGGCCTACTACCGCATGGGGGCGCCCGCGCGGAACCAGGTCAAAAACCTGACGCAGTTCTACCAGCCGCTGGACCTCATCGGCGAGTGGAACCGCGGCTACGGCTCCAAGGGCTTTTTGCAGTACCAGTTCGTGGTGCCGACCGACGCGGTCGAGCCGTTCAAGGACATCATTTACCAGATCCAGTCCTCGGGCCACTACACGGCGCTGAACGTGTTCAAGCTGTTCGGCGAGGGCAACCGCGCGCCGCTGTCCTACCCGATGAAGGGGTGGAACGTGTGCGTCGATTTCCCCATCCGCGACGGCCTCAACGAGTTCCTCGACCGCCTCGACGAGCAGGTCATGGAGTTCGGCGGGCGACTCTACCTGGCCAAGGAGTCTCGCACATCCGCCGAGAAGTTCCACGCGATGTACCCGGGCATGGGCGGCTGGCTGGACACCCGCCGCGCGATCGACCCGACCGGCGTGTTCGCGTCCGACATGTCGCGCCGCCTCGAGCTCAACTAA
- a CDS encoding plasmid pRiA4b ORF-3 family protein, which translates to MHGTVVHLSLLRSTFMLRVSAMRGDEEAYRYLGIDESSPLSDVSHAIGVAFSLTGHHAAPAGFATDPGEPRPETRIDPDSTLGDALPGARTTIYYHWGLWRFDLELVETYPRDDSTPPAVCVAGAGDFGTPLEITAINRALLGDAIADAVLAEARPEVRNIVARSSMHDFVLLLKALDLNREVGADAEVRASIRDLPLERTRAGRDAFWVAALALACLADEETTDTIIATTYSTLGYTGVPAVKVRELCSASLGRLDVDRIPPVERLDVFRALLRG; encoded by the coding sequence ATGCACGGGACCGTGGTTCACCTCTCCCTCCTGCGCTCTACTTTCATGCTGCGCGTCTCCGCCATGCGCGGCGACGAGGAGGCGTACCGCTACCTCGGGATCGACGAGTCGAGCCCGCTTAGCGACGTCTCCCACGCCATCGGAGTCGCCTTCAGCCTCACCGGGCACCACGCCGCCCCCGCCGGATTCGCCACAGACCCAGGCGAGCCGCGGCCCGAGACGCGCATCGACCCCGACTCCACGCTTGGCGACGCCCTCCCCGGCGCGCGCACGACCATCTACTACCACTGGGGTCTGTGGCGCTTCGACCTCGAACTCGTCGAGACGTACCCGCGCGACGACTCCACCCCGCCAGCCGTGTGCGTCGCCGGGGCGGGGGATTTCGGCACACCGCTGGAAATCACGGCCATCAATAGGGCGTTGCTTGGCGACGCCATCGCCGACGCCGTCCTCGCCGAAGCGCGCCCCGAAGTGCGCAACATCGTGGCTCGGTCCTCCATGCACGATTTCGTCCTCCTGCTCAAAGCCCTCGATCTCAACCGGGAGGTTGGGGCGGACGCGGAGGTGAGGGCGTCGATACGCGATCTGCCCCTCGAACGGACCCGCGCCGGGCGCGACGCGTTCTGGGTGGCCGCGCTGGCGCTGGCGTGCCTCGCCGACGAGGAGACGACTGACACCATCATCGCCACCACCTACTCCACGCTCGGGTACACGGGTGTGCCCGCGGTGAAAGTGCGCGAGCTGTGCTCCGCTTCGCTGGGCCGCCTCGATGTGGACCGGATCCCGCCTGTCGAGCGGTTGGATGTCTTCCGCGCACTGCTTCGCGGGTAG
- a CDS encoding GtrA family protein, giving the protein MSKQEAPNGYINSVKKQLVPFIIIGVGCAVIDFGITYSLTELTPMSRGWSKIVGWCFGTLIAYVLNSRFAFQAEVSAKKAGAVFLLYASTLAVQYFLYKVTDGPLIALGFENPWKDGISFVIAQGVATVTNFILQRRVVFKEETKIVSSSEPRVYPATGDGNPPVPPSAIA; this is encoded by the coding sequence GTGTCCAAGCAGGAAGCCCCGAACGGTTACATCAACTCGGTGAAGAAGCAGCTCGTGCCCTTCATCATCATCGGCGTCGGCTGTGCTGTGATCGACTTCGGCATCACCTACTCCCTGACTGAGCTGACCCCGATGTCGCGCGGGTGGTCAAAGATCGTGGGCTGGTGCTTCGGCACCCTCATCGCCTACGTGTTGAATTCCCGCTTCGCTTTCCAAGCCGAGGTCAGCGCGAAGAAGGCGGGGGCAGTGTTCCTGCTTTACGCCTCCACACTCGCGGTGCAGTACTTTCTCTACAAGGTCACCGATGGCCCGCTCATCGCCCTGGGCTTTGAGAACCCGTGGAAGGACGGAATCTCCTTCGTCATTGCCCAGGGCGTTGCCACGGTGACCAACTTCATCCTGCAGCGCCGCGTGGTGTTCAAGGAGGAGACCAAGATCGTGTCCTCGTCCGAGCCGCGGGTCTACCCCGCTACGGGCGACGGAAATCCTCCCGTGCC